GTAAAAGCTATATCTCTCAAAACCTTTATATAGAAGCATTCCACTCTAGGTTTCTCTTCAATGGCGTCTTCTTCCTCGTgggattttcctgaagacttcgttgataacggtatatattttgagtttgataaagagaagggaactcttgttgaagttgaaagatcttttcctcaatctcttgtttcctactcagatattggggagaagattccaaCTAAAGTGATCATTGATCCTCAGCAACTTGTCGGAACTATAAAGTGTCTTGATGCTGTAAaagctgagttgaaaaaggttaactgtaaCCTTGATCTTATGAAGAACCGCGTTAAAGAACCTCTCAAAAAGGatgtttcctcaaagattgatgagGTTGCAGTAGATCATAAGCTCGATAATCACAAGACTCATGAATCTCCAGAACCGTTCATCTGATTGTTGGTGTCTGGGTTTTGACTTAAGAGTTTGTTTTTGAATtagatacctagtaagtcttcttttggattagttggaagaataactagtgttttaaataacaaagattgtgactacacatagctatttttgttttcatcttcttatgttattttttaggtttattggttttaaattctaaaaatatttggaggatgatgttattgcagtattaatctgtttgattttgaagtattgcaatatttttatgggatatgtattgtttgcgtccgtgaacttgaaggtcccatatgttgtcaaaagtaaagtcgttcataaattggtatttgtatcgatgaaaggacgaatggacttttgacaaatacaaaagttatgcctttgcagtcatttatttgatggaaaatagggtaaaatcttttgtgtgacaaggataaagtatattatgtcgttatgcgaatagtgatggaaaaatataatagatccttgtatgtattccaaagtaatgatcatcactgatccatatcttatgtattactgtgaggctccgtaatgtgtcttacgtcgagcacgatacaactaagttgatcattttgtgattagctttgttggttgttccgtaaggtactttatgtcgagcatttttgaactaaattaatcatcttgattggttatttagttatttgctccgaaagtcttcttttgtcaagcaaaaaaattgacaattaaattgattacttatgTGATTAGTTTGTTTGTGtcttccaattagattaattatacgttctcttgtagttagtctagttgagtattcatatattccacaagtccttgtgttgagtatatgaacgactatgctaatcatgttctattggttaatgtagtcgtatattccataaggttttccttatgttgagtatgtgaacgattaagttagtcatctccgtatgattaccttagttgtagctccgtaagtttacttatgttgagcacaatcaattaaattgatcacttttgtggtttgatttagttgcgtattccaattaaattaatcatgggtttacttgtgattaatttgattgagttttggatatataaaatcattcttatggtttttggtgtccaattaaaaattcttcttttctttcgaaattaaggtcgctcttgttgttctttcgggaatgacatcaaatgggggagagttcttttgaacttgtgcttaatggtaatatctttcggggtgtgcggctgtggaatttcataggggttatcttgtatcttaaaactccttgatgaatgtatttagcttcggttttatgattgaatctaaattaagttggtatgtattttttttcttttagtctatgaaacgtctcttctcggaaatttcattaggatcccgttcttgtacctttgccaattttattgacaaaaagggggagaattaatgtgtagttctactacatatacatatggttttcggatcactgtgtaagggggagtggtttccatgtgagatggagtattaactaagggggggtgatacatatcaccatagtattattgttaaagtcgtgatgcaattggactttgatgttacataataatactatgtcattgtataatgatgatcgagaatctcgatttctctcattgttatagctacggatcttcaacaacggtgatgctaaacttacagcctttgggatcattggagtacttggaagggcgaatatttcagggaacgttgaagattggactatggaataggagccactaaagtttatcttttttgtattccatatgtgctAATagttttttgtcactaaaattgacaaagggggagattgttagagcatagctcggtcgacctcgcatgcgttgctatatcaagcatgtttgtcaatgttaattatcaaaactatgagtcttgatttatagtctacatagataagtcttggactaggatagaaaagtgtagttgagttcaaggacttcatggcgattcatacaacgacgaagatctactcaaggaaccgtggaacttcctcaacaaaaaggtatgtggagacttgaacttatctatcactcaaaagtctatctattctatctcctacttcttatgggacaaaagtcgtatgctatataggatggatcatacacatttgatatttcgagccgagtatatctcgcctatctatatctcgaaatcatgtgttagtaaagcgtttcgctttgatcgggtttatcttcacctaatgacaaaagtcataatgtttcaatcactttgaaaatcgctttgacgagaaatagtgtaacaactatataacgttttctaagaatgtttcaatggttggaatcagagtttaggtcaatataaccaatgatggatataagcattgtgtggtaacacatatgtgcataagtcctattccttaatccgaagtttgcgaactttgttgattgagagaaaccagaggaattggctttgccaagtccgcgaactgacggagcttctcttaccgagaatttctgccgggatttccaaaaactcgtttgcgtgtttagtccgcgaactggcggaagtctcttttttccaagattttctgctgagtttggaaaactctggcgGTTGccttcagtccgcgaacttgcttgcgtacttgagtgggttatgatctaaagatgtgctctgaacatgaaacttaaattactaaggaatgcagtatgcaaaccgtggctataaagttcatgagccgattcaaatcgaatcgaatcatctttgttttcaattgtgtcttgtgtagttacataagatctcatagcaattgaacaactctctaactagttaatttgagtcaattgaattagttatggtgaagaagaacaaggttaatatgaaatgctcatatggttaaccttttgggttactatgttgaaccaacatacacgtacatgtttggacacggttttcacaaacaaagtaaacgtatatctcaagtgtgtgtgacaagctaagttttcgatctaacggttgagaaatattagcttgaatctaaatcaggttttcatctaacggtgaatattgatttctttgtacctaaggcaaaaccctgatttgaagactatataaaggagacatctagcattgggaaaaactaatccccacacatctgtgtgataccagtgcgctcgctagagtctattctcctctaacctttggttttcttctctaaaaccaggttaacgacttaaaaacttcattgggattatgaagccatcccgatactacttttatcgtagttgtgtgatctgatcttgcatcttctatcgtacgagtacaatattattgattggcttgagatcgtgagagttctccgataggcaagataaagaagtcacaaacatcttcgtctcactgtttgtgattcctcgacgtcctcgtCTCACAAtattatacaagtaagactgttgtgaggtgattgatcaatctaggttgttcttcgggaatataagaccggattatcaattggttcctgttcaccttgatttcatatcataagacggaacaaaaacctagggttcttctgtggtagacagatttatcctttgatagacttttctatgtgagacagatttgtttattatcaagtctgcgattttgggttgcagcaactcttagttgtgggtgagatcagctaaggaaatcaagtctgcagtgtcctgctgggatcagaggcgtaggagtacaactataccttgaattagtgggagactgattgggggttcaactatagtcgagtccgaagttagcttggagtaggctagtgtctatagcggcttaatacagtgtgtattcaatctggactaggtcccggggtttttctgcatttgcggtttcctcgttaacaaaattctggtgtctgtattatttctatctcagcattatatttgttatataattgaaataatacaggttgtgcgtttgtgatcatcaattggaaatccgacctttggttgttgattgatattgattgatccttggacatggatctttggtaccgtccaagtatttcttgtgtttgattaggactcgctgatttctattagcttgagcaatatcaaaaacaagagagagatattaactccttgagatacttttatctagattgagtctgactgtctagttgattctctagcaaagtattttggagttagtccatacagattgctaagcgaaatattgggtggtgttattagaaccccgctttttcaagcttATAAACTTCAACAAATCTGGTGTTTTTTTCAGTAAAAACACAGAACCCACTCTCATACCCCAAATCAGCAGCTCCATGGGAGTTCAGGTGCTTCAGTTGGATGATAAATATCTTGGATCACCTCTCTTCACTTACAGAAGCAAAATCACGTCATTCAAACTAGGAGCGGAAAAGATGAAGCTAAGACTCtcagaatggaagaatatccctCTCAATCCGGCTGGAAGAGAAGTCCTCATCAAATCTGTCACCTCCTCAGCATGTATCTATCAAATGAATTGTTTCAAAGTTCCAAAGAAAACCTGCAAAGATCTGGATAAGCTTCAAAGAGACTTCTTTTGGGGCAAAAACTTAGAGCATCTTACTGGGATTTATCCTAAAGCTTGGACCTCAGTATGTAAACCAAAGGATTTGGGAGGCTTAGGCTTCATGAATCTGGAACTCTTCAACAGCTCTATGATAACAAAATGGAAATATACAGCAACACTGCCACTGGAGATAGGTAATATACAGCAACACTGCCACTGGAGAATtgaaaatggaaacaaaatcaatatttgggaagatatttgGATTCCAGATACTCACTCAAGATTGCAAAAACCAGATAATTGTCCTCTACAAATAGAAAAAGTTGCTTCCCTCCTACACCCTGATGGTACATGGAATGCAGAGCTACTTCTTACTATCTTCAACAATAATGAAGCTGCAATGATAATGAATCTGCATACCAACCCAGCTGAGGAAGACAAAATCATCTGGAAGATTACTGAGAAAGGAGATTTCTCTGTTAAAGCTCTATACAAAGAAAAGATTGAGCACTTATACAGAAATGACAACATCACAGGCAACTGGGAAGCTATATGGAGAATGGAGGTGGCACCAGTtatcaaaatcttcatctggaagtGTGCTCATGGAATCCTTCCCACTAATGCAAAGACAACTAGCATCCTACACTATATCAACTCCAAATGCATTGTCTGCAATAGTGGTGAAGAAGAGACCATGACACACATGTTCTTGAACTGCCCTGCTGCTACTTAAGTTTGGCAGGAAATCATTGGCACTAATCACACTCAGTTTAATCACAACACTATCTTCACTGAATGGCTAAATTCCTGGTTTCTACCTGGAATACCAAGTAATGAAAAAAACATCCTTGCAACCACTTGTTGGTACATCTGGAAAGTTAGATGTGATTTGATTTTCAGACAGATTCAGTCAAATGCGAAAGTTACAGTCATGCGCATTAAGCAACACCTTATGCAATCATCACAGACTGCATACTCTGCAGACTCGTATCATAAATGATTTTACTCTTCTACCTGAGGAAGCTGATTCAGCCTTGACTCAGGATAATATTCCTTATAATAAGAGTATCTCCTCAGACTTCGGGAACATATTAAAGATATGTACCCTAAAAGATCCTGAGAACCAACTCTACCATACTGCACTGATTATAACAAATTTTGCAGGAAGAATCATTGGAACCAGAGGATATCCAGGATACGCAGGACCTTGGGGAGCAACAGGGGGAGCGGACTTAGCTTTCCAGTGGACAAAAAAAATGACAGCAAACTAATGTGCAAATTTTTGCTGAATCAATGGAGGTTTTAGCTCGCTTCAAGGCTCTCTACCATGAAGCTGTAAAGGAAAGATTTCAACTCAGCTACTATAAAAGAATCAACAGTCATGAAAACACTTTAGACAAAGGAATTAGTCTTGTCTCTTTTGTTCTTTTGAATCTTTATATCATCCATCGCTCAGAAAATTTGGATGCTTTTAATTTATCTTCGTATTGTATAAACAATGATGGCAGGATGAGAGATACTCTCCATGCCAATGACAACACTCTTGTTCTGCACTGAACTTAGTTGCCTTTCCAGGCCTAAGTTTTttctatattaaaaaaaaaagtttctagCTTCCTTTTTTTTAAATTAACTGGCTTAatgattttctattttcattttcaGAAAAAAGATGTCCCGATGCTGTTATGCAACTTagtaatgttaaaaaaaaaagaaatggacGGTTTGTGGGCCAGTGTTTTCATTGCTTCAATTGCATATTATTCATTTCAAATTACATAAatggacgaagaagaaaaactgatgagCCTCCAGCAGTATAATGTGAATTCATAAAGCTATTTTTCAGCTGAGAATCACGCCATGGGGGATAAAGTTTGGCATGTTATGATGTGCCTTACTACTGATGATAAGAATAGAATAGTTTCTCATACCCACTGAAGAAGATATCGACATCTACAGAATTAATTCGTCACGCCAGTTATTTGTATTCCCCGCCTTGACATCACCGTCTTAGCAAGTGTATAACAACAGCTGCATCTTGCCCTATAAAAACAGCATGAAATGCAGAGAAACTTATTAAAACACCATCCTAGCAGCTGTATACATCATTCGTTCTTATACACCTAACAGATATCATGGGGGCAAGTGTCTCCGTACCAAATGATGATCCTCATTATCCTGCTAATTCTAATCAAGCAACTGAAATCAAAGAGGTCTCGAGTGAGGTCGTGAAAGACAACTTGGCATCTGACAATTCAAAAATTACAATGAAAAAGATCAATAGTAAAACAGAAATACCTGCAGCCATAATTAAGGAAGACAGTCAGACGGCCaaaccagttccactttctggtaATCGTAGTGCTAAAACTGTGGGTCCTGATAATAAGAATAGCAACAATAATGATAAGCTAGCACCGCCACTCCCTCACAAGTACAACTGCATTATACAAGAAGCAGATACGAACATAAACCAGTCAGAGCTTCACAGTCATCTGAGCTCTGGGATCCTCTTGAATCAAAAGAAACAGGCAAGTTCAAACTAAATTCTACCTGAAAATTTGAGggtatttatataaaaaaagaaagaaaaaaaaaatctaccagcTAGCTCGTTAAGTGAGTTTTGTAATTGGAAGTTTGGTACTAATTATTGTTCGTACTTTTGTTAACTTCTGAGCTGTTCAGAAGTACTGGATTGACGATTCAGGTTGCAACTGCTTTATGTTGTTTCCAAGGAGTCTTGCCATAACTTGGGCTGAAGACAAGCGGTATTGGCACTGGCCTTTCGTAAAAGAATCATCAACAAGGTAAGTCGATGAGTCAATTAGGTTATATAGGAGTTTAGGTGGACAGTTCACAATCCAAACTAAACAATTTGTATTCTATAACTCGTTGTACGTATCTGAAATATTGGGTT
This DNA window, taken from Papaver somniferum cultivar HN1 chromosome 3, ASM357369v1, whole genome shotgun sequence, encodes the following:
- the LOC113355397 gene encoding protein PHLOEM PROTEIN 2-LIKE A1-like: MGASVSVPNDDPHYPANSNQATEIKEVSSEVVKDNLASDNSKITMKKINSKTEIPAAIIKEDSQTAKPVPLSGNRSAKTVGPDNKNSNNNDKLAPPLPHKYNCIIQEADTNINQSELHSHLSSGILLNQKKQKYWIDDSGCNCFMLFPRSLAITWAEDKRYWHWPFVKESSTSDEMAIEVAELLNVCWLEANGKLDISKLTPGVKYDILFVVMLKNSAYGWEAPVNLRLVHPDGKIQQREENLQVKPKSQWIELHVGEFPTPPQPDDKQEKEIQFSLFEYEDGKWKRGLVIKGVILRPKK